The sequence below is a genomic window from Cucumis melo cultivar AY chromosome 5, USDA_Cmelo_AY_1.0, whole genome shotgun sequence.
taaattgctatatttgtaattatctcTTAATTTACAAATATCTTTTTTTACTTACAATTTTAAAATCTACATTTTCTTTGAGATTTTTTCGGGAGAATATTGtatttattttcatatattgAGTCGATATATTGTACTTCAATGGAATCAAATTAGCATAAAAGCTAagaactttttgaaaattataaacaaaacaTAAAGTTTGAAACTTCACCTATTTAGTTAAAACTATTATTTTTTAACACATCCATTCGATAACATTTGatctttaaaaactaaaattcagAAATTATTTTCACACTCATACattattttccaaaacttctttccattattttttcaattatagttttttttttgtttgtttgtttggaaagatattccTTTCACATTCAAATACAAATGAATTcttatttttatgaaaaaaaaatgtcataaattaatattaatgatTATATGGAGAAAAACAAcccataaaaaaaataatataagctatattaattaaaaaaagaaaagtcaaattattaaaagaaaatatatttatataaattaatgaaaatttcttcaaaaataCAATAGtgaatatataaataaaatattgcTTTACCATCATGTTCactatttttataatttcataCATTCTCactcaaatataacaaaagtaaactaaacaatttacataatatatatattcattatatcataattattattttattatccAACGAGCACGTGAGAGAATGTGATAAATGGAGAAATTGATTACAATTGTTCGTCAGTAATCGGAATTTGTAGCCATTAGCTCTATTAACCTTTTTTTCCTCTTCGATTTTCTCCATACACTATATTTCTTTAACTTTCCAAATAGTAAATagatttatttaatataatattttccttcgtacattttttatttaagttTTTCAACCACCACATGCAGAGATGAggattacaaaattttaattataaatctatataataaaaaaattaaggagaaaatatatatgtataaattaCAAGTTGggtgataaataaataaaaagagtaGAGATTGTTAGGTGGAGAACAAGTGGTTGAATATTCAAAATAAttctaatttatatatttaatacacAATGTTATCCTCTTCttactttttaattatttaatcgATTCAATTCATGTACACCCCAACACGTTTATGCATCGACTTGGGagtcaaataaaatataagaacGTAATAGATGAGATattaaaaacaacaaaataagaaattttTATGAATATAACAATAGAGTCAACTTCTCAATTCATTATGAAAATATCCCTAATGTCAATTTCTATGGAAATATcatcattttattatttttagattAATAGACATCAcgattattatattatattagttTAGTTTAGAAATATCGATATTGAATCTATGGAAACATAGAATATCGACgtgttaatgaaaatttaatattataaataataaggtAATATGATTGTTTTTCTTAATACTCTACAATATTACTTTATTCTATGTTTAGAGctttgattataatattttttagttgtattgtttactattttttttgtattaaaatattggttactattttatattaaagCTAAAATATTCTGTACCTCAAATAGAAAATATtacaaaatgattttttaaaaaatataataaaccagCAAAATATTTAATAGAACAATTATGAAAAACGAAACAACACACAGACCTACAatgtaaaatactaaaattaccAAATCAACACGTTATAAATTAGTCACACGCGCTCGATACACGATCTCGAGCATACCATGTCTCGAGATGCCCTAGGTGGCTcgagaagaaagacaaaatgTGTAGATATGCACGATCTTGTACTTCATTTTAAATGACaactttcaaatttaaatgatcgtgtagattATGATATACGATTTTGGGTCTTAGTTGCATCAAGATGCCCCGAGATGAATAAATATTGCCTTTAATTCATTCAATCTTGGGTATATAATGGCCCGAGATGTCccaaaatgaaagaatagttaTACCTTTATTTTATTCGATCTTGAGCATACATCGTCCCGAGATGCTCTGGGATGAAAAAACTTCTACCTTGATGAGCCATGACTAACAAATCACAAAAGTATATATGtaactttttcttattttgttgcaaatgttttgagtttttgttagatttatgtaaattataattaactaccttaacaaatattttaattgtaaataaataaagaagacattgtttttgttttaactTCTTCGAAAGAGATAAAGTCCAATAATCTAATTAATGGTAAAACGAAGAAATTAGTACTTTATTGAATAAGTTTGGCAAAAGAAAGGGTTTTGTATTGGCtgctaaaataatattaaataaataaaataaaataaaaaacaaagaaagagaaaatttgtgttttttcttttcttctttgcatTTCCTGACAATTAAATTGAAACTTCAATCTATAAATATGGTAAGAGTTGTTGGTAGTTAAACACCATCACACAAGAAAGATTATTACCACCAGCAGAGGTAATGGCTGCTAACATCATTGCAATTGCTTCTGTGATACCCAAAATCAACGAAAAGTTTCCTTCCGATGATACTCTCTTTCTCCAGTTTGCTAGCTGCGATTTGGACgcaggtaaaaaaaaaaaaaaaaagaagaagaatgcaATCTTTTTGATGATGacttttgttaattttgttaTGTACTATTGTATAGTTTTGATTCATATGTTAAAGTTAATGGATTTCTTCAGATGGACTGCTGAAACCGTTGATCGGAGGTGAGGCAGAATTAATCAAGAATGAATCTACAGAGCAGAAGTACAAATATGTTGCTAAAATTGAAGTTCCCAAAGGTTTTGGAGAAATTGGAGCTGTGATTGTCGAATTGAAAGACGACTCGCCTGAGAAATTTATCGATACTGTTGTTGTTGCAAATCCAACATCTCATAACACAATCACCTTCAGCTGTACCTCATGGGTCCAACCCAAAAATCTCATTCCTGACCAACGCAGGATTTTCTTTTCCACTAAGGTTCGTCGTTggttcatatatatatatatatatattgttgtgTAATGATGATTATGAGAGAcgattcaaattaattaattgtgttATATGTAATAATATATGAGCAGTCCTATTTGCCGGAAGAGACGCCAGCAGGGCTGGTGAAGTTGAGAGCAGAGGATCTTGAGAATTTGAGAGGCCAAAAAGAAGATGGAACAGTGGATACGAATCAGCGCAAGGCGTTTGAAAGGATTTACGATTACGATGTGTACAATGACCTTGGAGATCCCGACGTAGACACGAAATGGAAAAGGCCTGTTCTTGGTGGTTCAGTTCAATATCCTTACCCTCGACGTTGTAGAACTGGTCGTCCTGCTACCGTATCAGGTAtgaatatacatacatacacttCTTGTTTCTACgtcattttgatttttatatttttaatattaggTAACGGTCCAATTTGATTccttaaaaatgaaaatattgaaacaattattttttagaaattataaaaaataacaaatttgtaCGAAAAAAAcgaaattttagattctatcaataataaacattgatagaatccaaaataaCAAGGAACATTGATAGATAATGACTTTGATAGACAAATAATAAACTTTTATGAATGATATTGATAGACAATGATAAAAGTTTATTAgtttttatcattgatagaattcaaaattttgttatatctaaaattttgctatatattgtaaatattttagtttttttttttttgctacatTTAAAATGtctattattttttcaaaataacaagGAACatagtgaaaaagaaaaagtcgaAATTAAATCAGACTAAGATAAAtcaaagttgaaaaaataaaaataaaaaagtaatattttcaaatatagcaaaatgaatcaaaatatttacaaaatattcaGATCTATTACTTAAGTGTCTATTAGTGATATTGATAATGAATGTCTATCTatgttaataaaatttaaaagtttttctatattttataaatatttttaacaattttatcattAACAATAATTCTAAGGGTCAAAATAGTATTTAACTGATGCAACATTTTTTTTGTCCACtcacattatatatataaaagaaaaactattttttttttcttaagaataagaaataaGAGTTAGCATTTGATTAACATAAGAAAAAACATGTAGTTagttgaaattaaataaaatagtgtttttgggAAGTAATTGATATATGAGTATGATACAATTGGTTAGATCCAAAGTCAGAGCAAAGGAGTGCAGAAAGCTTTTATGTTCCAAGAGATGAAGCATTCTCAGAAGTGAAGCAGAAAATGTTCCCAACAAACCCTGGGAAGAAAGATAAGTTAGGAGCAAAGCCTTTCACCGACTTCACTCAGATTGACTTAATGTTCAGAGATGGCATTGCACCACCATCCAATCCCCATGAAATTCTTCAATTTAACATCATCTCCACACTTAATGCATCAAATCAACCTTCTGTTCAGCCCACTCCTGTTCAACCCGACACACCTGTAATCAAATTCCCACCACCTGAGGCTCTCAAAAGTAAGCTAGCTAGCAACAATACACATGCACATAAACAACTTTCTGTTTTTTCATTTGCCTCATAATAATTAATCCTTGTGTTTCTCCAGGAGACAAGTTCAACTGGCTTAGTGACGGTGAGTTTGCAAGACAAACAATTGCGGGTCTTAATCCCTATTGTATACAGTTGGTCAAGGTGAGTTACATAGACTGacaaacatttttaatttaacctGCTCTCTATAGAATTTTATGAAAGTATAGCTTAATTTTGTATGAATAAATTCAGAGTTGGCCTTTGAAGAGTGAGCTGGACCCTGAGGAATACGGACCTCAAGAATCGGCATTCACCACGGATttggttcaaaaattaataGGAAGTTCCCTCACTGTTGAAGAGGCAATAGCGCAAAAGAAGTTGTTCATATTGGATTACCATGATACTTTGATGCAATATGTAGAGAAAGTAAGAAGCATTAAGCGGACCACACTATATGGATCAAGAACCTTGTTCTTCCTAAACTCTGATGACACTTTGACTCCCTTGGGTATTGAGCTAACTCGGCCACCAATGGCTGGAAAGCCCCAATGGAAACAAGTTTTCTCACCAAGCACTCAAGCCACAAATGCCTGGCTATGGAGGCTTGCTAAAGCCCATGTTCTTGCTCATGATTCTTGTGTTCACCAACTCGTTATTCATTGGTACATACCTCTATATATATtgcttagaaaaaaaaaaaaacaatgtttGGTATCATCCTGTTTGTgggtataattaattaattatatatctaCATATATGCAGGCTTAGAACTCACTGTTGCATGGAGCCATATGCAATCGCCTTAAACAGACAACTGAGTACTATGCACCCAATTTATAGATTACTGCATCCTCATTTTCGATTCAATATGCGTATCAACTCAAATGCTCGTGAAATTCTAGTCAATGCCGGAGGCATCATTGAAAGCACATTCTCTGCTGGAGGTTATTCCATGGAATTTAGTTCTTTGGTGTATAAGAGGGAGTGGCAATTTGATACACAAGCACTCCCTGAGGACTTAATTCGCAGGTAATTTATCAAGACGTACAACTTTTGatttgaaattaataaaattaaatttgagcAGTCTTGGCTAGaccaaatataattatgcatgctaatgataaaatttaaaatcattaGGGGAATGGCGGAAAGAGATGCAAGTGCACCACATGGTCTGAAGTTGGCCATCGAAGACTACCCTTTTGCCAACGATGGTTTGATCCTATGGGACGCTTTAGTGGAATGGATATCAGCATATGTGAACCACTATTACCCTGATGAGAAAGCGATAAAGAACGATAAAGAGTTGAAAGCTTGGTGGAAAGAAATCAAGGAAAAGGGACATCCAGATAAAAAGAAGGCAGCAGGATGGCCATCACTAAAAACCCCCCAAGACTTAATTCAGATTGTGTCAACAATAGCATGGGTAGGATGTGGGCACCACACTGCTGTCAACTTCATTCAATATGCACATGCTGGCTATTTTCCAAACCGACCCAGTATTGCAAGGACAAACATGCCCACAGAAGACTTTGACCAAATTCCAGAAGAGTTTATAAACAATCCTGAAAGTGTGATACTTGAAGCCTTCCCTTCAATAGCTCAGGCTTCAACAGTGGCACAAACTATGTTGATATTGTCAGCACATTCTCCGGATGAAGAGTATATTGGGAAGAAGATAGAGCCAGCCTGGGCTGAGGACCCCACGATAGCCAGAGCCTTTGACAAGTTTAAAATGAAGTTGGATAAACTAGAAAAGACAATTGATCAAAGGAATGAGAACAGTGAATTGAAGAACAGGCGTGGAGCTGGGCTTGTGCCTTATGAGGTTCTTAAACCAACTTCAGGTTTTGGGGTCACAGGAAAGGGAGTTCCATACAGTGTTTCCACTTGATCAATCacttgtcttctcttcttcgtATTCCTTGTCTTTCAGCCTTAATTTGCTCTTTTGATTTTTATTTGGAAACAATAAGATGTCATTTTCATTTTGTCCTCAGTGTCTTTGCCTCATGAGCATGGTTTTattaaaatcatttaaataccAAGTAATTTATATATCCATTACATTCCATTTTTCTTCACGAATTGGTTTTCAAAGCAAAAGAGAAGATATAGAATAGATTATTGGCCACTGAGAGTCTAAAAATATAGAATACATTCAACTGGtgcatataatatatatatatatatatatatatatatatatatatatatatatatagataccTTATGTTCTCCAAGTTGTTGTGTTGAAGTGTCTAAAAACATAgaaactttcttttcttataaCCAAACTCAATTTTGCAAACATAAGCTGAGTAAAAAGGAAGGACGAAATAAGAGGAGAAATTTCCAAAAACAGGAAAACTCTATGGGGCTAAATAGTTTTGggatcattttttttaaaagaaggtTTTTGGGATAAATGGACTTCGTGAAAATATCCATTATTTCTTCTTTAAGAAGTCATTTGATTGTTGAGATAATTCTCTCTAGATTCTTGGTGTGTACAATTATTGAAACCTTCAAAACGAGGGAAAACTCCTCTACTTATAAAATTTTACTCGCTTAGAAACTTAGTTGGTCCGAACATGAGCATTGGATCTAACCAATtggatttaaattttaattgaCATTTGAGCCAAATTAAGTATATCTTggacttaattagattttatCTCAAATGTTAATATCAAATTggacaaaattattttatttgattcaaAATTTACAATGAAAACATGTGACAAGATTGTTGGAATTTATCAATTTAATGcattaaatttcaatttaaacaCAAATGTCAACTTTTCATTAGTTCTAAATTTAATCCATTGAATGCAATTAAAGACATGGGCACGACTCATTGATAGTATGATTgagttttaactacaaactttTCCCCCCTAAAAGATATATGATCCGAAACTTATTAATtgattcaaaaattaaatttaattttaataaattatgataaatttaattatatcattgCTTCAACGTGTTCATTAGGGGTGGACGTGATGGACTGAGAAATCGAGCCAATCGATCAAATCAAAGTTGGTTGGTCAGAGAACGAGAGAGCTCGATCGAGGTCGTCGGTTTCAGAAAgtttcaaaattgaaaattaccAAAATGTATTTCTAAATGTTATTTCAACCGATCGATAAAAAAACGACCAACCGATCAACTGTTCCTTACTTATCGATGTCGAGATCGATTTGAATATTTATAAACCGACTATGATCGATTCGGGATCAATTTTGTTAAGAAACGGACTAAATTCAGggtaaaaacaaaacaaaacaaaggaagTTCATCCTCTCTCTCCAATATTATCTAATTATTCTAAAGtactaataattaatttaaactaacaactaaagtaataattaaatattaattattaaaatatactaattatCTAATAATTAATCtcacattttatttataaatatttatattttacatTTGTGTAATACACCCCAAGTTCTTCTAGAAGTAGGaaaaaaactaattaataaaaatataaattgtcATTTGTCATTTAATTTAAAGTTTTAGCCAACCTAAGTTATACGTAATTGAAATGGCATAAATTATAACTATTCATTTCCATATGCAAACTTCCATCCCTTAATCCCacattattgtaattattgtaaaagagaaaaaaggggaaaaattaCACTTTCAagtcattaattaaattttgaagaataTATTCCTCCTTTGTACtctagtttttaaaaaaatattttttttatttctcgtgtttataaaaatagataaatttgatatttaagttttcaaaacaaaCCTTTTAAAAAAGGTCCATCGAGTAACTTTAATTTAtactattattttatataattatataacaCTCAGAGTGTGTTTGGATTACCTTATacatttgaaaaagaaagaaaccagtttaaaattttttgagatgtttgataattttttaaaatgtatttttaacAAACGGGATTggaaaataattcaatttaaagaaaatactccgaaccaaattttaataaaaacaagtttttaaacaaaatcatgtatatataaacatctAACCAAATATGCAAGTGTTTTAATTTTAAGTTCATTTTAAAGAAAGTGTTTAGAAGAAAATGTCTTACTTGAAACAATTTTTAAGTGTTTTACTTTCCGGTACCTTATCTCTTTATAAATTAATGAAGTGGATATGATGAGGGCGTTAAGAAGATGTCTACCTAGTAGAGATGTCCGGATCCACCTACTACCCATCCATATCTTGTTAGaaagacatttttttttctgtagATAATCCAAACACACTCTTAAAATTAGAAAAGtaatttctaaaaaattatatcgTCTCAaactattttctttaatttcaaatattatacaattattttaaaaattacttctttaaattaaaaattcaaaaactaaaaaggtACCTTTTAAAAACTTAGAGATTAAATacacatatatttttttctataaatttaaGGATATACATCCTTAAAATTTAGGGACCAAACACATAGATTATTAAAAACTTAGGActaaaaacataattttatagaaaaaaaattcatagtTTAAAACTAACAACATGAAAGGAATTGGGTGccattaataaaattttatattccaAAGTGTGGGGATAATAATTAATGCATTCACATTTAAAGAACAATACAAATCTATGGTAAAATCTATGGGACGATATCACCTCGTACCATGATTTATTTTATTGCTCATCACATCTTTATATTATGATCTAATGAATTTAATATAAGAATTACTTGCCAATCACTAATTGAGAAGACTAATTcaacttttagttttttaataaGTCAACCTATtaaattcattatttttaatttattaat
It includes:
- the LOC107991008 gene encoding linoleate 13S-lipoxygenase 2-1, chloroplastic-like — translated: MAANIIAIASVIPKINEKFPSDDTLFLQFASCDLDADGLLKPLIGGEAELIKNESTEQKYKYVAKIEVPKGFGEIGAVIVELKDDSPEKFIDTVVVANPTSHNTITFSCTSWVQPKNLIPDQRRIFFSTKSYLPEETPAGLVKLRAEDLENLRGQKEDGTVDTNQRKAFERIYDYDVYNDLGDPDVDTKWKRPVLGGSVQYPYPRRCRTGRPATVSDPKSEQRSAESFYVPRDEAFSEVKQKMFPTNPGKKDKLGAKPFTDFTQIDLMFRDGIAPPSNPHEILQFNIISTLNASNQPSVQPTPVQPDTPVIKFPPPEALKRDKFNWLSDGEFARQTIAGLNPYCIQLVKSWPLKSELDPEEYGPQESAFTTDLVQKLIGSSLTVEEAIAQKKLFILDYHDTLMQYVEKVRSIKRTTLYGSRTLFFLNSDDTLTPLGIELTRPPMAGKPQWKQVFSPSTQATNAWLWRLAKAHVLAHDSCVHQLVIHWLRTHCCMEPYAIALNRQLSTMHPIYRLLHPHFRFNMRINSNAREILVNAGGIIESTFSAGGYSMEFSSLVYKREWQFDTQALPEDLIRRGMAERDASAPHGLKLAIEDYPFANDGLILWDALVEWISAYVNHYYPDEKAIKNDKELKAWWKEIKEKGHPDKKKAAGWPSLKTPQDLIQIVSTIAWVGCGHHTAVNFIQYAHAGYFPNRPSIARTNMPTEDFDQIPEEFINNPESVILEAFPSIAQASTVAQTMLILSAHSPDEEYIGKKIEPAWAEDPTIARAFDKFKMKLDKLEKTIDQRNENSELKNRRGAGLVPYEVLKPTSGFGVTGKGVPYSVST